The proteins below are encoded in one region of Candidatus Woesearchaeota archaeon:
- a CDS encoding ATP-dependent zinc protease, with the protein MVNRAQLGLIEPVIIMGRKVMARIDTGAERSSIHDELAVELGIKLSGETQKIRSANGLTKRPLANVVIEMGNQVIKTQITVYDRSKMKYLLLIGHDVLKQGNFLIDPLK; encoded by the coding sequence ATGGTTAATAGAGCTCAGCTTGGCTTAATTGAGCCAGTGATAATAATGGGCCGAAAGGTTATGGCCCGCATTGATACTGGCGCAGAACGCAGTTCAATTCATGATGAATTGGCTGTTGAATTGGGTATTAAACTAAGCGGGGAAACACAAAAAATTAGATCTGCTAATGGTTTAACTAAACGTCCCCTGGCAAATGTTGTTATTGAGATGGGGAATCAAGTAATTAAAACACAGATTACTGTTTATGACCGCAGCAAAATGAAATATCTTTTGTTAATCGGACATGACGTATTGAAGCAAGGAAATTTTTTGATTGATCCATTAAAATAA
- the lysS gene encoding lysine--tRNA ligase encodes MEEDNVLIKERKEKLRKLRELGINPYPYKFDRKHLSSYINKKYSKLEHGNKSEEVVVVAGRILQLRKMGKAAFAHIQDRDGKVQIYLREDGLKEKYDLLKYIDIGDFIGISGKVFKTKLGEVTIEVQDLQILTKTLRPLPEKFHGLKDPELRYRMRYVDLIMNPEVKDVFISRAKIIGLIRKYFDDYGALEVDTPCLQPIYGGAAARPFKSHLHALNMPIYLRISNELYLKRLIVGGFDKVYEFARDFRNEGIDKTHNPEFTQIEMYEAYVDYEHMMKHVEKIYEMAAKELHGSTKFKFGEHNIDVKTPWKRMTMIEAVNKFAGLQNSGITDISKASDEELKEIIRNYNIEVKGDLSRGMMIQQIFEELCEDKLIQPVFIMHHPVESTPLCKTLRNGDETTVERFEPYIAGMEIANGYSELNDPIMQKMLLEQQAEQLQNGSEEAHPYDEDFVRAIEYGMPPTGGVGIGIDRMVMILTNSASIRDVILFPFMKEESNGE; translated from the coding sequence ATGGAAGAAGACAATGTTTTAATCAAGGAGAGGAAAGAAAAATTACGTAAATTACGTGAATTGGGTATAAATCCTTATCCATACAAATTCGATAGAAAACATTTGTCTAGTTATATAAATAAAAAGTATTCCAAACTTGAACATGGAAATAAATCTGAAGAAGTTGTTGTTGTAGCAGGCAGAATTTTGCAATTGCGTAAAATGGGTAAAGCCGCATTTGCGCATATTCAAGACCGAGATGGAAAAGTGCAGATATATTTACGTGAGGACGGCTTAAAAGAAAAATATGATTTATTAAAATATATAGATATTGGAGATTTTATAGGTATATCTGGCAAAGTTTTCAAGACAAAATTGGGTGAGGTTACTATTGAAGTCCAAGATTTGCAAATTTTAACAAAAACTTTACGCCCATTGCCTGAAAAATTTCACGGGCTAAAGGACCCTGAACTTCGATACAGAATGAGATATGTAGATTTAATTATGAACCCCGAAGTTAAAGATGTTTTTATAAGCAGGGCAAAAATAATTGGTTTAATAAGAAAATATTTTGATGACTATGGAGCTTTAGAAGTTGATACTCCCTGTTTACAGCCAATATATGGCGGAGCTGCTGCAAGACCTTTCAAAAGTCATTTACATGCTTTGAATATGCCTATATATTTGCGTATTTCAAATGAACTTTATTTGAAAAGGTTAATCGTTGGCGGGTTCGATAAAGTTTACGAATTTGCGCGCGACTTTAGAAATGAAGGTATTGATAAAACACATAACCCTGAATTTACTCAGATTGAGATGTATGAAGCCTATGTAGATTATGAACACATGATGAAACATGTCGAAAAAATATATGAAATGGCTGCAAAAGAACTGCATGGTTCTACTAAATTTAAATTTGGAGAGCATAATATTGATGTTAAAACTCCCTGGAAACGTATGACTATGATTGAAGCTGTTAACAAGTTTGCGGGTTTGCAAAACAGTGGAATTACCGATATTTCTAAAGCATCAGATGAAGAATTAAAAGAAATAATTAGAAATTATAATATCGAAGTTAAAGGCGATTTAAGTCGCGGCATGATGATTCAACAAATCTTTGAAGAATTATGCGAAGATAAACTAATCCAGCCGGTATTTATTATGCATCATCCAGTTGAATCTACACCTTTATGTAAAACTCTTCGTAATGGCGACGAAACTACAGTTGAAAGGTTTGAACCTTACATTGCGGGTATGGAAATTGCAAATGGTTATTCTGAATTAAACGATCCAATAATGCAAAAGATGTTGCTTGAACAACAAGCAGAACAGCTACAAAATGGTTCAGAAGAAGCGCATCCTTACGATGAAGATTTTGTGCGCGCAATTGAATATGGAATGCCGCCAACTGGCGGAGTTGGTATTGGAATTGACAGGATGGTAATGATATTAACTAATTCTGCCAGTATAAGAGACGTTATTTTATTTCCGTTTATGAAAGAAGAAAGTAATGGTGAATAG